The following DNA comes from Streptococcus pasteurianus.
CGATAGCACGGCGTGAAATTTCTTTTGCATCCTTTTCATCCTTGCCACGTATAACAGCAAAGAAATAATTTTTTTTTAAAATAGTTAACATATATTCCTCCTGTATTTGTAATCGCTATCATAATTACATTATAGAAGTCATCAGATGATTTGTCAAGCTTTTTACTGAAAAAATAAAAAAAGATTGAGAGGTACTCAACCTTTTTTTATTTTAATTCTATAAACAAATTTATTTTGATTTTGGTAACCCTTGAATGTCTATATCCTTTTCGTACCAATCGTTTAACACTGTTTGCCTAACTGTTAAAATATGTGACAACATACTATCGTAAGCAGCTATAGGATGTCTGGATTGAATCGCTTTTAAGATATTCCTATGTGCTTCAATACTTGATTGTTTCATCCGACGATTTGTATAATCTTCATTAATGATTTGGATGGATTCGTTAATAACAGGGATTAAACTTTTAACAGCAACATTACCACTCATTTCTGCTAATAAGCTGTGGAATTGCACATCCAGTTCTAGATGTTTCGGATCGTCCGCTGCTAGTGCTTCTTCGATCTCAATCGCAATTTGTTCCAGTCGCTGGATATCCTCTTCCTTTCCGAATTGGGCTGCGCGTTCAGCGATTCTAGGCTCTAATAAATACCTTAATTCAAATAAATCAGTCGTTAACTTAATGCGATCTTTCACAAAAGCAAAGCCAAAAGGATCTTCTACTACTCCTCGCTTAGAACTAATATAAGTTCCTGAGCCTTGTCTCACTTCAAGGATATTGCGAGCCACAAGACTCCTGACTGCTTCACGAACAGTGCTGCGTCCTGCTCCAAGTGCTTCAGATAGATCATATTCGTTAGGCAATTTTTGCCCAACTTCGTAACCATTATCTAAAATAAATGCCATCAAACGCTCAGCAGTTTTGTCAACCAGTGGCCGATCTGCCATAATCTTTCCTCCTAAATCAGTTTAGGACTATTATACTATTTTTTTAGACTTATAACCATAATTAGGAATAGATTCCCAACGTTTTTTGAAGTGTCTTACTACGCTTTTAGGTTGTCGATTTCGAGAAAATAGACCTTTATGATTCCCTTGTACGCGAAGAATCATTAAGTTGGTTTCAAAATCAGCAAAATTCCAGACTTGCTCACCAACCAGATTAGGAATACTATCAAATACTTTGTGACTCATATCATAAAAATCAATTTGGAACTCTTCAGTATAAGGAGTATGCCACATAGAATGAAGGCCAGGAAGAGTATCAGCACCATATTCTGTCATCACAATAGGTTTATCAGGGTATAGTGCTTGCCACTCT
Coding sequences within:
- a CDS encoding FadR/GntR family transcriptional regulator; this translates as MADRPLVDKTAERLMAFILDNGYEVGQKLPNEYDLSEALGAGRSTVREAVRSLVARNILEVRQGSGTYISSKRGVVEDPFGFAFVKDRIKLTTDLFELRYLLEPRIAERAAQFGKEEDIQRLEQIAIEIEEALAADDPKHLELDVQFHSLLAEMSGNVAVKSLIPVINESIQIINEDYTNRRMKQSSIEAHRNILKAIQSRHPIAAYDSMLSHILTVRQTVLNDWYEKDIDIQGLPKSK